In a genomic window of Meleagris gallopavo isolate NT-WF06-2002-E0010 breed Aviagen turkey brand Nicholas breeding stock chromosome 1, Turkey_5.1, whole genome shotgun sequence:
- the SLN gene encoding sarcolipin codes for MERSTQELFLNFMIVLITVLLMWLLVKSYQE; via the coding sequence ATGGAGCGATCCACACAAGAACTTTTCCTCAACTTCATGATTGTCCTCATCACTGTGCTGCTCATGTGGCTCCTGGTGAAGTCCTATCAGGAGTAA